Below is a window of Undibacterium sp. YM2 DNA.
GCTTGTCCTTGCCCGCCTCCAGCATGGACAAAGAAGCATCAATACCGTAAGTTAGAGCAGCAGGATAACTTTTTTGCAATTCAGCAATATCATCTGACTCGCCACAACCGGCATCCAGGACAGCAGCAGGCTGGATTTTGACGAGCTCCAGTTTTTCACGCATGCGCGTGGCTATTTCACGACGCAAAAAGTCGGAAGCACGGATTTTTGCTGCATCGGCAAACAGACGGCGCACCAGTTGCAGATTGATAGGAGCACTCAACATAGGCAAAATAATAAGGAATAAGTTTTTTCTTCAAGCAGGCAGTTTACACGCTTGTATACACTCATGCGCTCATGATCACAGACAAACTCAAAATGGCCTGGAAAAGAGGCCTGGCTGCCCTGATACCAAATTCCTGCGCCCTGTGCCGCCTGGATAGCAGCGAAGTGGTTTGCCGGGCATGCCATGCCCGCTATTTCCAGACCGTTCAGACCAGGTGCCTGCAATGCGCCCTGCCCTTGCCACCCGCCAGTGCCAGTCCACGCTGCGGCGATTGCCTCAGCAATCCACCGGCCTTTGACTACACACTGAGCGTCTGTGATTATGCCGCTCCCCAGGATCAACTGGTGCTGTCTTTGAAATTTGCCCATCAACTGGCCCTGGTGCCCTGGTTTGCCGGCATGCTCAGGGATAGCATACTGCAGCAGCAAGGCCTTGAATTACCGGATTTGCTGTGTGCCGTGCCGCTGGGTAAAGACAGGCTGGCGGAGCGTGGTTTCAACCAGGCCTGGGAAATCACCCTGCCACTGGCGAAGCATCTGGGCATAGCGGCCAACATGCATCTCCTGCAACGCAGCAGGAACACTGCGATGCAAAGCAGCTTGCCAAATGCCGCCAGGGCGCGCAATGTCAAAAATGCCTTTTGTATCGATGAAAGCCAGCAAGAAAGTCTGCGCGGCATGCATGTGGGTATCGTCGATGATGTCATGACTACTGGCATGACCCTGCATGAAATCGCTACAATGTTGAAACGTTACGGTGCCGCCAAAGTGACAGCTTATGTTTTTGCCCGCACCCTTCCCCATATTCACTAAGGAATCACCTTGTTTCACGTCGTCCTGGTCGAACCAGAAATACCGCCAAATACTGGCAACATCATCCGCCTCTGTGCCAACACAGGTGTGCAACTGCATTTGATAGAGCCACTGGGCTTTCCTCTGGACGATAGCAAGATGAAACGCGCAGGTCTTGATTATCATGACTACGCGACCATGAAAGTGCACAAAAACTGGGCAGAGTTTTGCGCCAGCGAGCAGCCCGACAGCAGCCGCATGTTTGCCATGACCACCCACGGCTCCACCGCTTTTGCAAACCTGGCCTTCCAGCCCGGTGATTATTTTGTGTTTGGTGCAGAAACCCGTGGCCTGGCACCTGAATTGCGCGAGTCCTTTCCGGCCAGCCAGCGCATACGCCTGCCTATGCGGCCAGATAATCGCAGCCTGAATGTATCCAACACGGTGGCAGTCGTGGTGTA
It encodes the following:
- a CDS encoding ComF family protein, translating into MITDKLKMAWKRGLAALIPNSCALCRLDSSEVVCRACHARYFQTVQTRCLQCALPLPPASASPRCGDCLSNPPAFDYTLSVCDYAAPQDQLVLSLKFAHQLALVPWFAGMLRDSILQQQGLELPDLLCAVPLGKDRLAERGFNQAWEITLPLAKHLGIAANMHLLQRSRNTAMQSSLPNAARARNVKNAFCIDESQQESLRGMHVGIVDDVMTTGMTLHEIATMLKRYGAAKVTAYVFARTLPHIH
- the trmL gene encoding tRNA (uridine(34)/cytosine(34)/5-carboxymethylaminomethyluridine(34)-2'-O)-methyltransferase TrmL; amino-acid sequence: MFHVVLVEPEIPPNTGNIIRLCANTGVQLHLIEPLGFPLDDSKMKRAGLDYHDYATMKVHKNWAEFCASEQPDSSRMFAMTTHGSTAFANLAFQPGDYFVFGAETRGLAPELRESFPASQRIRLPMRPDNRSLNVSNTVAVVVYEAWRQNGFAGGS